The proteins below are encoded in one region of Telopea speciosissima isolate NSW1024214 ecotype Mountain lineage chromosome 10, Tspe_v1, whole genome shotgun sequence:
- the LOC122644039 gene encoding inorganic phosphate transporter 1-4 gives MANDQLQVLNALDVAKTQWYHFTAIVIAGMGFFTDAYDLFCISLVTKLLGRIYYHHDGAPKPGSLPPNVSAAVNGVAFCGTLAGQLFFGWLGDKMGRKRVYGMTLMVMVLCSVASGLSFGHTAKSVMATLCFFRFWLGFGIGGDYPLSATIMSEYANKKTRGAFIAAVFAMQGFGILAGGMVAIIVSAAFKAKYPAPTYEENPIASTIPEADFVWRIILMFGALPALLTYYWRLKMPETARYTALVAKNAKQAASDMARVMQVEIESEQEKVDQLSEKEKSFGLFSKEFLSRHGLHLLGTTSTWFLLDIAFYSQNLFQKDIFSAIGWIPNAKTMNAIEEVFRIARAQTLIALCSTVPGYWFTVAFIDVIGRFAIQLMGFSFMTVFMFALAIPYNHWTMKENRIGFVILYALTFFFANFGPNATTFVVPAEIFPARLRSTCHGISAASGKLGAMVGAFGFLYLSQSQDKTKTDAGYPAGIGMRNSLIILGGINLLGLLFTFLVPESKGKSLEEMSGENEDEAGTSGEAEQASGYNRTAPV, from the coding sequence ATGGCTAATGATCAATTGCAAGTGCTTAATGCACTTGATGTAGCGAAGACACAATGGTATCACTTTACAGCAATCGTGATTGCCGGCATGGGTTTCTTCACCGATGCTTATGATCTCTTCTGCATTTCATTGGTCACCAAATTGCTTGGTCGGATATACTACCATCATGATGGTGCGCCAAAGCCAGGATCATTGCCCCCTAATGTATCAGCTGCTGTCAATGGTGTTGCATTCTGTGGCACACTTGCTGGGCAACTCTTCTTTGGCTGGCTTGGTGACAAAATGGGTCGCAAGCGTGTCTATGGCATGACCCTCATGGTCATGGTCCTCTGCTCTGTCGCCTCTGGGTTATCTTTTGGCCACACTGCAAAGAGTGTCATGGCTACCCTTTGTTTCTTCAGATTCTGGCTTGGTTTTGGCATTGGTGGTGATTACCCACTCTCTGCTACTATCATGTCTGAATATGCCAACAAGAAAACTCGTGGAGCATTTATAGCTGCTGTTTTTGCAATGCAAGGATTTGGAATTTTAGCTGGTGGAATGGTTGCAATCATTGTATCAGCTGCATTCAAGGCCAAGTACCCTGCTCCAACTTACGAAGAAAATCCAATTGCCTCAACAATCCCAGAGGCTGATTTTGTCTGGCgtattattttgatgtttggtGCGTTACCAGCTTTGCTTACATACTACTGGCGATTGAAAATGCCAGAGACTGCTCGTTACACTGCCCTTGTTGCAAAGAATGCAAAACAAGCAGCATCAGACATGGCAAGGGTTATGCAGGTTGAGATTGAATCTGAACAGGAGAAAGTTGATCAATTGTCAGAGAAAGAAAAATCCTTTGGTTTGTTCTCTAAGGAGTTCCTTAGTCGTCATGGGCTTCACTTGCTTGGAACCACTAGCACATGGTTCTTATTGGACATTGCTTTCTACAGTCAAAATTTGTTCCAGAAAGACATCTTCAGTGCTATTGGTTGGATTCCAAATGCAAAGACGATGAATGCAATTGAAGAGGTTTTCAGAATTGCAAGGGCACAAACGCTTATTGCTCTCTGCAGTACTGTCCCAGGATATTGGTTCACGGTGGCTTTCATCGATGTAATAGGGCGGTTTGCAATTCAACTGATGGGATTCTCCTTCATGACAGTATTCATGTTTGCTCTGGCCATCCCCTATAATCACTGGACTATGAAGGAGAATCGAATTGGGTTCGTCATCCTGTACGCCTTAACCTTTTTCTTTGCAAATTTTGGGCCTAATGCTACCACATTCGTGGTACCAGCAGAGATTTTCCCAGCCAGACTTCGGTCAACATGTCATGGTATCTCAGCAGCTTCTGGGAAATTAGGGGCAATGGTTGGAGCATTTGGGTTCCTTTACCTATCACAAAGCCAGGACAAGACAAAGACTGATGCAGGTTACCCAGCTGGTATTGGTATGAGGAATTCACTCATCATATTGGGTGGGATTAACTTATTAGGTTTGCTTTTTACCTTTCTAGTACCTGAGTCAAAAGGTAAATCACTAGAGGAAATGTCTGGTGAGAATGAAGATGAAGCTGGGACCAGTGGAGAAGCAGAGCAAGCATCAGGTTATAACAGGACTGCTCCAGTGTAA